The genomic stretch TATAACAACAAATGAAAATGAGATAATGGACAGCTATAAAAACATAGAAGGCTCAATGACTAGATTTATGATAAGCCCAAGTGTATTAATAGTTAATACTAATCTTATAGGAGATATAAAAATAGAAGGATACAGTGATTTAACTAATGAAAAGTTAAAAGGAAAAATAGCTTTTAATGATCCTTCTTCGTCATCATCTTCTTTTAAGCATTTAGTTACTATACTATATACTATGGGTAAAGATGATATAAATAATGCTTGGGATTATATAGAAAAATTATGTGCTAATTTAGACGGCAAATTATTAACAGGTTCTTCTGCAGTATACAAAGGAGTTGCCGACAGTGAATATGCTGTAGGACTTACTTTTGAAAATGCTGCTGCCAATTATGCGGCTGCTGGTTCTCCTGTAAAATTAGTATATATGAAAGAAGGCGTCATAATGGAGCCTGCTGGAATATATATTATAAAAAATGCTAAAAACTTGGATAATGCCAAAAAGTTCGTTGATTATATGACTAGCTTTGATACTCAAAAGAAAATGAATGATGAACTTAATGCAAGAGCTATAAGAAAAGATTTAGGCAGTTCTCCTATTTTAGTAAATATAAATGATATTAATGCTATTACAGATAATGCTGAATTAGAAAAAATAGATAATTTTGTAAAAGAAAATCAGGAAAATTGGCTTGAAAAATTTAAAGATATCATAACATCAAAATTATAACAATATAAAAAATAATATTGTTTGATTTAATACACATATATATAAAAAAATAGGAGCAATCTTATGAAAAAAGTTATTTTATTATTTCTAATATCAATAATAATATTTGCATCTTCATGTTCAAAAAAAGAAGATAATCAAAACAGTTTAGTAATTTATACTCCTGCAACTAGATTTTTTATTGACAGATTGGCAGAAGATTTTAAGCAAAAAAATCCTGATATAAACGTAGAAATTATTATAGCTGGTACTGCTGAAATAATAAAAAGAATAGAAGCAGAAAAAAATGATCCTTTAGGCGATATATTTTTTGCTGCAAATGAAAATATACTTAAATACAATTCCAGTCTTTTTGAAGAATATGTTTCAACAAATGCTGATAATATATATGATGATTACAGAAGCAAAGAAAAATATATCACTGGTTTTATGCTAAGCCCAAGTGTATTAATAATAAATACAAATTTGATAAAAGATATAAAAATAGAAGGATATGCTGATTTACTTAATCCTGCATTAAAAGGACAAATAGCATTCAATGATCCTACAACGTCATCATCTTCTTTTGAACAATTAGTTAATATGCTTTATGCTATGGGAGAAGGTAATCCGGATAATGGCTGGGATTATGTTGAGAAATTATATGCTAATTTGGACGGCAAACTTTTAAGCAGCTCCTCTGCAGTATATAAAGGAGTCGCTGATAGTGAATATGCAGTTGGGCTTACTTTTGAAAGTGCTGCTGCCAACTATATACATACAGGCTCTCCTATAGAAGTAGTATATATGAAAGAGGGAGTACTTACTAAAGCTCATTCTATGGCTATAATAAAAAATGCTAAACATTTAGAAAATGCCAAAAAATTTGTTGACTATGTAACAAGCTATGAAGCCCAGAAAATCATTAATGATGAGTTATTTACAAGAGCAATAATAAAAAATTTGGAAGGCTCTGAAATACTTATACCTCTTGAAAACATCAATGATATAAAAGAAGATGAAGAGATGGTTGATAAAAATAAAGATGCTTGGCTTGAAAAGTTTAAAAATATAGTTACAGGATCATAACTATATTGTATATAAAAAGCTGCTTAAAAAATAAAAATGCACAAATACTAAAAATATACTAATTAGAACTATAATTATGAAAAATAATATAAAATATTTTTTCAAAAAAATGGACTTTTGGACATATATTACGTTTTTAATTGTTTTAATATTTGCTTTATTTTTAGTTTATCCGTTATTTTCACTTTTTTTAAGCAGCTTTAAAGATATAAAAACAGATGCTTGGACATTTGGTAATTTTATCAAATTCTTTACAAAAAAATATTACTACAGCACATTAATAAACAGTTTTACAGTAACTATCTCTGTAACAATTCTTGCTGTATTAATAGGCACTCCTTTGGCATATTGTATGAAGATATATAATATAAAAGGTAAAAAAACAGCAGAAATATTAATAATAATATCTATGATGTCTCCTGCCTTTATAGGTGCTTATTCATGGATACTGCTGCTTGGAAGAAATGGAGTTATAACCAGATTTTTTTCATATATAGGTATTAATATTCCTACAATATACGGCTTTGGAGGAATACTTTTAGTTTTTTCATTGAAATTATATCCTTTTATATTTATGTATGTAAGCGGAGCTCTAAACAAAATAGATTATTCTCTTTTGGAAGCTTCAGAAAGTTTAGGAGCTTCAAGCTTTATAAGAAATATTACTGTTACTATACCTTTAATAAAACCTACTATACTTTCTGCAAGTCTTATTATATTTATGAATGCATTAGCTGATTTCGGTACTCCTATGCTAATAGGAGAAGGTTATAGAACTATGCCTACTATGATATATTCTGAGTTTATAAGCGAGGTTGGAAGTAATGCTAATTTTTCTGCTTCTATGTCTGTTATAATGATAGTTATTACAACAATAATGTTTATTATACAAAAATATATTGTAAATAAAAAATCTTATGCAGCTAATTCTATAAATACTATAAAGCCAAAAAATATAAAAGGTATTAAATCAGTATTAATTCATCTATTTTTATATGTTTTAATATTTATTTCTTTACTTCCTCAAATAACAGTTATATATACTTCATTTCTTAAAACCAACAGATCAGTATTTACTAATGAATACTCACTTGAAAGCTATATAACAATATTTCATTCACTAGCATCATCTATAAAAAATACATATATATACGGCATAATAACAATTATATTAATAATCATAATAGGAATGCTTACAGCTTATATAACATCAAGAAGAAAAAATGTACTAACAAATATAATTGATATAGTATCAATGTTTCCATATGTAATACCGGGTTCAATATTAGGAATAACATTTTTACTTGCCTTTAATAAACCGCCTATAATATTAACTGGAACTTCCATCATTATTATAATATCATTAGTAATAAGAAGACTTCCATATACATTAAGATCTAGTTCAGCTATACTCTATCAAATAAATAAAAATGTTGAAGAGGCTTCCATAAGTCTTGGTGCCTCTCAATTAAAAACATTTTTTAATATCACATCAAAATTAATGCTTTCAGGTGTATTATCAGGGGCTGTACTTAGCTGGATTACAGTTATTAATGAATTAAGCTCTTCTATTATACTTTATACTACAAAATCGCGTACAATGTCTGTAGCTATTTATCAGGAAGTTATTAGAGCAAGCTACGGAACAGCCGCTGCACTTTCTACTATACTTACATTTACTACTATCATATCACTTATTATATTTTTTAAGATAAGCCGTCAAAAAGAAATAAGCCTATAAACTATTATTTGTATAACATGTAGAATTTTGTATAATATGTAAAATATTACACGTAAAAGTTGTAAATTAAGTCATTTATTTAAAAATATTTTTAAATTCTGTATTGACAAAACCGATATATAGTATACTATACATATTAGATTGTTTTTATTTTTTATCATATGTTTTCTTAAAAATGCCTATCAAGTAAAACCCCATTTATTTGATAGGCTGTTTTTTATCACATATAAAAAATTGATAATTAATACTAAAATAAATCTAATCTTTTTTATTAATTAAAAATTCTCTCGCTAAAAATATGCTGAACACTATAAGTATAATACCGCTTATAGCTGCACTTATATACGGTGTAACTCCAAATAATAATGATATAATAGCCGTTGTTACAGTGGCTAATATAATGACTATTAATTCTAATATCACAAGCACTATAATTCTTTTTTTATTAATAGGCTTTTTTTCTTCTGGTTTTTTATATGGTATTGGTTTTCTCATAATTACCTTCCATTTAAGTTTATTTTTAATAATTTGTATCTATATCTAAAGAAGCTCTTGATATCCAAGTTTCTGTTTTGTTATCAGTCTCTACTACCAAATAGCCTTCTTCTGTTATATCTTTTACCAAAGCTTCAGTGTCTTTACCGTCTTTTTTTGCCTTGATAGTTCTTCCTATCATATTACTGTACTCTCTAAAATATTGTGCCAAACTTTTATCGCTGTTATAAACTTCCTCAAAATAATAAATTAAGTCCTTATAAAAAATCTCTAATCTAACCTTGCTGCCTGTTTCCATATAAAGAGATGCTGCCTTATTCTGTATATCTGAAGTAAAATCTTTCTTTTGATGATATAAGTTAACACCAGTACCTATAACACATGCATTTTTGTCATTAACAGAAGTAACTTGAATTAATGTTCCAGATATCTTTCTGTTTTTTACCAAAACATCATTAGGCCACTTTACATGAGCTAATATATTATATTTTTCTCTAAGGCATTTACTCAATGCAATACCCGGAAGAAAACTCAAAGCCTCTTTTTTAAATGGGCTGTAAAGCAAAATACTAAACCATAATCCTAAATCATTATCAGACTGCCAAGTATTCCCGTAACTGCCCTTTCCTGCTGTCTGCTTCAATGCTATATATACACTTCCCTCTTCAAGTTTTACACCATTATTTAAATCTTCAATCATTTTTTTGTTTGTACTTTCTAATGATTCAAATAATACTGTATTTTGTCCGTATATTTTTGTATTCAAATTATTTGTAAATATGTTAACTTTCATATTTTTATTATATATTAAATAATCATTATATCAATATTATGATAACTATATTTTTTAATATAAAACATATTTAATTTTAAAAATATAAAATTATATCCTTGACTTTTAGATTATATTGAAGTAATATTTTTGCAAATAAATACTATAAATAGTATTTAACAAATTAAATAAAAGAAGGTTCAAAATGAAAAGAATATTAATATTTATTATGATTATTTCATCAGCATTATTATCATCATGCTCAAACAATTCAAAATCATCAAATGCTTCAAATACAGCAGAAGAAACTATAAAAGATCCTATATATGTAGGTATAGATGTAGATTTTCCTCCTTTCGGATATTTGGATAATGGTAATATAGCTGGTTTTGATTATGATATTATGAGCGAGGCTCTTAAATTAGCAGGAATTAATGGAGAGTTTGTTCATATGCAGTTTAGCGGACTTTTACCTGCTTTACAGGCTAAAAAAATAGATGCGATAGTAGCTGGTATGACTGTAACTGAGGAGAGAAAACAGTTTGTTAATTTTACAGAGCCCTATTATGTATCAAGTCAGGTAATGCTTGTTCATAAAGATGATAATACTATCAGTACATTTGATGATTTAGCAGGAAAAAATATAGGTGTTGTTATAGGAACTACTGGAGATACTGTAATGAGTGAAAGAACAGATATTAATGTTGAAAAATTTGATACTGGTGCTGCTGCCGTACTTGCTTTGAAATCAAAAAAAATATCTGCTGTAGTATTTGATAAAGAGCCTTGCAAAAACTTTGCAAAATATAATGATGATATAAAATTAATAGAAAGCGATGCTATAGAAGAAGATTATGCCATTGCTGTGAGAAAAGAGGATACTTTACTTTTAGAAAAAATTAATGAAGGACTTGCTCAGATAATGACAAACGGAACTTATGAAAAATTAATAGAAAAGAATTTCAAATAAAATTGTAAAAATATATTTCATACTCCTTAAAAATAATTTTAAAAAAATTATAGGCTTTTAGAAACTTCAAATATTCTAAAAGCCTTTATTTATTAATTCAAAATATAAAAATTATTTTACTTCTTTCAAATTACCTTTTAAAGTTAAAACACCATTTTCAAAAGTACCCTGTAAATCTCCCTGCCAATAAGCAATACCATCTTTGGCTTTATCAGTAACCATTTGTATATTATTAAAATCTATATCGTTAGAAACTTGAGAAGTACTTATTTTATTATTATCTAAACCATAACCTATTTTGAATATTCCATTAGTATCAGACTTTAGCTCATATACCCAAGGATAAACTGTAGGACCTCCTGCATGAGCATATCTTATAGTGATAATGCCTGCTTCATCTTTAGTTACCCCTGTACCTGTAACTTTAGGTCCGTTAGTACCGTCTAAAGTTTTTTGAGATATTCCGCTGCCGTTCATTCCGTCAAATCCGAAAGTTTTAGCAGGGGCAACTCCATACAATACAAAAAATCCGAATCCTCTTTCTATTTTATTATTAGCAAATTGATTATTCTGATATCTGTAAGCGTCCCAAGATTTTGTAGCTCCTTTTGGTGTTGAAGCTCCTGTTTCAGCATCTACTTTAGCATCAATATTTCCATAAGTACCTGTAACTTTTAAATATGAGCTTTCCATTAATTTATTGTCATCATTAGCATTTTCATCAAATACAGCTTTAAAATCTATATCCATAGTTCCTGCTGCATCATTATTTGATGATGTATCTGTTTTCGTACATGAAGATATCAAAACAGATATAATAAGTACAATTAATATTATTTTGTTCATTCTTACTCCTTTTTTGTATTTATCATATAATAAAATATATACAAAATATTACAATAAGGAAATG from Brachyspira murdochii DSM 12563 encodes the following:
- a CDS encoding ABC transporter substrate-binding protein, which produces MYFFNKLVRIVMLLAVFAIIFSCSKNINNQEKSSLVIYSPSSRDFIDPLIEDFKSKNPNIEVEVIIAGTGELIKRIETEQNDPLCDVLMAANINLVKNNRNLFENYITTNENEIMDSYKNIEGSMTRFMISPSVLIVNTNLIGDIKIEGYSDLTNEKLKGKIAFNDPSSSSSSFKHLVTILYTMGKDDINNAWDYIEKLCANLDGKLLTGSSAVYKGVADSEYAVGLTFENAAANYAAAGSPVKLVYMKEGVIMEPAGIYIIKNAKNLDNAKKFVDYMTSFDTQKKMNDELNARAIRKDLGSSPILVNINDINAITDNAELEKIDNFVKENQENWLEKFKDIITSKL
- a CDS encoding ABC transporter substrate-binding protein, whose protein sequence is MKKVILLFLISIIIFASSCSKKEDNQNSLVIYTPATRFFIDRLAEDFKQKNPDINVEIIIAGTAEIIKRIEAEKNDPLGDIFFAANENILKYNSSLFEEYVSTNADNIYDDYRSKEKYITGFMLSPSVLIINTNLIKDIKIEGYADLLNPALKGQIAFNDPTTSSSSFEQLVNMLYAMGEGNPDNGWDYVEKLYANLDGKLLSSSSAVYKGVADSEYAVGLTFESAAANYIHTGSPIEVVYMKEGVLTKAHSMAIIKNAKHLENAKKFVDYVTSYEAQKIINDELFTRAIIKNLEGSEILIPLENINDIKEDEEMVDKNKDAWLEKFKNIVTGS
- a CDS encoding ABC transporter permease, producing MKNNIKYFFKKMDFWTYITFLIVLIFALFLVYPLFSLFLSSFKDIKTDAWTFGNFIKFFTKKYYYSTLINSFTVTISVTILAVLIGTPLAYCMKIYNIKGKKTAEILIIISMMSPAFIGAYSWILLLGRNGVITRFFSYIGINIPTIYGFGGILLVFSLKLYPFIFMYVSGALNKIDYSLLEASESLGASSFIRNITVTIPLIKPTILSASLIIFMNALADFGTPMLIGEGYRTMPTMIYSEFISEVGSNANFSASMSVIMIVITTIMFIIQKYIVNKKSYAANSINTIKPKNIKGIKSVLIHLFLYVLIFISLLPQITVIYTSFLKTNRSVFTNEYSLESYITIFHSLASSIKNTYIYGIITIILIIIIGMLTAYITSRRKNVLTNIIDIVSMFPYVIPGSILGITFLLAFNKPPIILTGTSIIIIISLVIRRLPYTLRSSSAILYQINKNVEEASISLGASQLKTFFNITSKLMLSGVLSGAVLSWITVINELSSSIILYTTKSRTMSVAIYQEVIRASYGTAAALSTILTFTTIISLIIFFKISRQKEISL
- a CDS encoding biotin--[acetyl-CoA-carboxylase] ligase, giving the protein MKVNIFTNNLNTKIYGQNTVLFESLESTNKKMIEDLNNGVKLEEGSVYIALKQTAGKGSYGNTWQSDNDLGLWFSILLYSPFKKEALSFLPGIALSKCLREKYNILAHVKWPNDVLVKNRKISGTLIQVTSVNDKNACVIGTGVNLYHQKKDFTSDIQNKAASLYMETGSKVRLEIFYKDLIYYFEEVYNSDKSLAQYFREYSNMIGRTIKAKKDGKDTEALVKDITEEGYLVVETDNKTETWISRASLDIDTNY
- a CDS encoding basic amino acid ABC transporter substrate-binding protein gives rise to the protein MKRILIFIMIISSALLSSCSNNSKSSNASNTAEETIKDPIYVGIDVDFPPFGYLDNGNIAGFDYDIMSEALKLAGINGEFVHMQFSGLLPALQAKKIDAIVAGMTVTEERKQFVNFTEPYYVSSQVMLVHKDDNTISTFDDLAGKNIGVVIGTTGDTVMSERTDINVEKFDTGAAAVLALKSKKISAVVFDKEPCKNFAKYNDDIKLIESDAIEEDYAIAVRKEDTLLLEKINEGLAQIMTNGTYEKLIEKNFK